A window of Blautia argi genomic DNA:
AAAAAAAATTTTTCTTCGATAGATGATATTTACAAAATGGTAGAAAATGAAATATACAGCAATAAAGGTAATACTATATTTTATCGACATTCCAAAACTGCTGACAGCACTTTGAGAATCAATATAGAGAATTCCAGACCACATAATTATAATTGCAATCAGAAATGGTATCCACAATAACACTTTTATTTTTCGTCCGATAGTACGGTACATTTCTTTTTGAGAAAAGCCTAACCTATAACATGGATTCATATTTCTTTTTTTCTTTTCAAAGAAGTATAAAGTAAATAAGACTTACAAACGCAACAGGAAAAATTAAGCTTACAGAAAATCCAACGAAAGTACATAATTTTCTCATTAAGGATTCTGTATTATAATAATTTCCCAGTGTAGCAAAAGCATACGTATAGTCATAATTAATATCATCATGTGCCAGAACTTTTTCCAGTTTATCAGCTGTATTCAAATGATTTAATCACTCTGAATCTTCATATCCTGTATAAAATTCAAGATATAGATTTTCAAAATTTTTCTGATTGAGCTTCTCCCACTTCTCTTTGCTTACAACATAAACGTCCTGAAAACTTCCTGATGTACTGACAATCTGTTCATGGGGTTTTATATTTTAATAAACACTTTGTACATACCCGTTTTTCATAAGTTACTACATTTCTTTTTTAATGTGATACTTTCTCTTCTAAATTTCTCTTTATGACAAGCAAAATTCATACGCAGTAATCTATCACTATTTCTATTTATGTCTGCTCCCATATATCATTTTGCAATATATCTCGAATCGTCTGCATTGATAAATCTACAGAAGCTATTTCATCCGCGCATCTTTTCAGTTCACTTCTAATGATTTCTTCATGAGGAACATTATGTTTATATTTTATCTGATGTTCCAATGCCGCCCAAAAATCAAGAGCAATGGTTCGAAGCTGAATCTCAGCAGTAATACCTTTCAAATCATCTGTTGCAAACCGTATAATCAAATGAAGGCTTCTGTAACCATTAGGTTTTGGATAAGCAATATAATCTTTCTTCTCCATGATCTGAATCTCATTTCTTTCCTGTAGCCACTTTGCAATTTGATATACATCTTCCACAAAAGAACAAATTACCCTGACTCCCAGTGCATCATGAATATGTTGAAGTGCAGTCTGACTATCTTCTTTCATTCCATGTCTTTTTAATTTTTCTATCATACTTTCAGGAGTTTTGATTCTTGTTTTAATATATAAAATTGCCTGCAACCCATCTTTATTACAGAAATTTGGGTAGGTTTCCATTAATGTCTTTAAATAAGTTTCTCCTTGTTTTAATAAGGGAAATTTATTTCCATAATATTCTTCCAGTGTCAAATATCCACCTCCCTTTTACATACTAATTCTTTTGCAGCAAATACATGAAGTTCCCGATAACAAGGAACATTCCACCAACAATAAAATAGAAAATTACCAGACGGTTAGTTGTTCCGTATATTTCTAATATTCCACAGACCATGCATCCAACTGTTAGTGTCAAAATACCAAAATGCTGAAAGCGGCGTGCTATACATCCTGGAATTTTGCTACGAAAGTACAGTATACAGTAAAAATAAACTGTGCCTCCCAAAAATGGAATCATAAAAGCGTAAAGTATATAATACGAGTAGACTCCATGGCTAAAAAATTCATAAACAGCTCCAAAGCCGGCACAAACCAGAGTTACAATTAGATAAGTAAACACAAGTTTCTCTATTTCTTTTCCGGATCTTTCAATACCCGATGCAGACAATATCACTCACACTCCTTTCCTTCACGCTTCGTCCACTGGTTGTGGGATTATTGACTACTTCCCCGTTGAAATACATGGTAGATGAACCACCACCAGCCAAATTGTATGCAGTTTCTACACCAATACTATACATAAATTCTGCCAGTTCTAAAAGCGATAAGCCTTCACTTTCTTCTGTTCTTCCATCAGAAACCACAAACACATAGTGAAGATTATCTATGATTCCAATGGCTGTTCTCGGATTGCTCGCCATGGCTTTTCCCACCTCATCTTTTTCTGTCACAGAAATCGTTCCATTTTCTATCAGTGCAGGGCCGAAAGACAATATTTCCTTTGCTCCTTGTTCTAAAAGCTCTTCTGCGGTAATCTCTTCTTCTGTGATGATTTCAAAGTTTCCATCTTCATAAATAACCAGATCTTCCTGGTCTTTTTCTGCTTCGCTGCGGTATAAAGTCCCATCTCGGAGTACATAGCCCTTTTTCTGTGCGCCGTAGTAATCTCCGTTAATTGCCAGTATAGCATTGACTTCCTCTGCAATTTCCGAAGTTTTCTCTGTTACATTTTTTCCGTAACTATTTTGTGCAAAAGCAGTTTTAAGATATTCCGGAGAAGAAAGTACAATATCTGCTACATAGATTGTGGTATCCTCCTCCCTGTATTCATTCAGAGTAATAGAAATCTTTCCATCTTCATAAGAGGTTTCTGATGCCTCTGCCATAGTTTCTTCCTGCTTATCTTCTCCGGCAATATTCTGCCCTTCTGTTTTCTCTGCCACACGGTAAACTTGTGAAATTAAAAAAGTATCCATGAGCAGATAACAGGTGAACCCAAACAGCGCTACACCATATAGAATACAGCTCCAATGCTTCTTTAAATATTTGAACATTTTAACCTCCACTTCTTTGCCGCCTGAATATGAATGTCCTTTGAATAAACCAGCTTATGATGAAAAATATCAGTTCCGTACAAAGTTTTCCTATATACTGATTCATACCAAGATATATGAAAACTTCCAGAAGAATCGTATTTCCTGCCAAAATTCCTGCTGCTAACAAAACGTACTGCACAGCGGTTCTCCCTGAATCTGTTTTTTCTTGAAAAACCAGATTACGGTTTACCTGATAATTAAAACACCCACTCAAGATTCTTGCCATTACATTGGAAAGAAACAAGGAAATACTTTTTGAAAAACTTGCAGTCAACCAAAGAAACAGACTGTATATTCCATAGTCAAGAATAAAACTCACCATAGATGAGGCAGAAAACCTAAAAATCTCTTTATAAATCTTGTAGGAATCTCTCAAAGGATTAAAATGAGAACCGGCATTGTCATTGATATAAATGGTCTCAATCCTAATTTCCCTTAGAGAAATCTTTTTTCTGGAACATACTAATAACACATTCATTTCATACTCATACCGTTCTCCCGGAATTGTAAGCAATTCCGGAAGAAGTGTCTTATCAAAAGCACGAAGTCCTGTCTGGGTATCATAAATGTGGACACTTGTGATAAGCATATAGGCTATACGGGTAATCTGGTTACCTATCCTGCTTTTTAAGGGAGTTTCCTTCTGTATTTTTCTGCTTCCAAGAACCAGACATCCCGGATGGTTTTTAGCCTCTTTCCATACCATTTCTACATCTTTTGCTCTGTGTTTGACCGTCTGCATCCGCAGTCACTACCACATAATTTTCGGATATGTGATTTTGAATATACGCCATCCCTGTTTTTAAGGCGCTGCCTTTCCCCTTGTTTGTCTCATGTGGCAGAATCAGTACATTTCCGGCATCGTCTATTTCCTGAAAGATTGGCTTATGTTCTTTGTCACTTCCATCATCTACGATTAAAATCCAGAAACCTTTTTCGCTTAATTGCTGTACTACCTGAATCAGGCACTCCTCCGGATTATATGCTGGAATCAAAGCAATTTTCAGGTATTGGCTCATAAGCTGCTACCTCCTTCTGATGTTCCGTTATCTGTATTCTCACCGGACGGAGCGTCAGGCGGTGTATTTCCCTGAGGTCTTTCCATATTTCCCGGCAACTGCCCGTTATCAGTTCCACCCTGCATGCCACCTTCTTTCCTGCCTCCTCTTTTGCCGTCGTTATTTCCAGGTACTCCTCCACCTGAAGCATTACTTCCATACACAAGACTATCCATGGTGATACTTTGTTCTGTTGTTCCGGCTTTTACTGTGTAAGTTTCTCCTTCTTCGATTTCCGGACAACTTACAATAATAGAAGAATATTGCTTTTCTGCTGTCCAGTTTAAAAGCTCTGCTCCGTTGCTGTTAAGCAGTTCAATATTCGTATTTGCCTCCTGCGCATCTACGTTTACCATAATCACTCCTTGTGTGGAAGAAGAGTCAAAGCTTTGTGCCATGCCAGAAGAACCAGAAGCCGCAAAAATTCCACCTGTGACTTGAGCTATTCCACTATAATCTAAGGTTCCATTTCCATCATTGGTAGGACCGGATACATAAGTTTCCCCTCCGGAAACTGTAACATCCCCATTAGAGTCGATGCCATCTCCGGAAGCATTGACCCGAAGAGTACCTCCAGCAATATTGATATATGCGCCATCTGTGGATGAAAACTGATCGCCTCCTCCTCGGAATCCCTCTGTACCGCTGCTGTCATTGCCGCCGGCAGCATTCATACCGTCATCAGATGCCTGCACTGCAATCTCCCCACCGGTGATATCAATGCTTAACCCTTCGATTCCTTCATAGCTTTGAGCGATATCTATGTTCCCACCGGAAATCGTTGCATTAACATCCGCATGTATTCCGTCATCTCCTGACGATAATGTATATGTTCCTCCGTTGACAGCCAGATTTCCATTGGAATGAGAAGTGCATCATCTTCACTGTCAATATCATAAGTTCCATCATTCAATACCAATTGCGTACCAGCTTTTATCCCTTTGATACTGGTTGTATCTTCTTCCGCATTTTCCTGCTGCATCTGTTCCATGGGGTGTCCTTCTCTGCTGCTCTGACTTTGTACACTGGAACTTCCTTCTCCCGTCAAAATGGTATAGGTTCCATCTTCTGCCTGTAACCATGAACTGGCGCTGATTCCATCCTGCTGAGAAGAAATATCAAAGGTTCCTCCTGCCAGATACACAAATCCAAGGCTGGTATCCTCCGTATTTTCTGCATGGATACCATCTTTTTCTGATACAATCGTATAAGAACCATTGGCGATACGGACGCTATCTTTTCCCGAAATTCCATGACTGGCACTTGTGATTACATAGGTTCCGCTTGTAAGAATCAAATCGTCTTTTGATACAATCCCATGTCCTTCCTGAGCTGTGACTGTAAGGGTTCCTTCTCCATTCAACGTCAAATCTGATTTAGAAAATACTGCTGCATCAATATTGTTTTCATCGATAGCAGTGTAAGTGCCGTTGTGTTCCAGGTTGTTTTCCGTTCCCGAAACAGTCGTAACAAAAACTTTATCCGCAGATTTGATATACAATGCTGCCGACTGAGAGCTGGAAATACTTACATCATTGAATACAAGCTGAATTTTATCCGTATCTTCTGCCTCTACGATCACCATCCCATCTGAAAGAGCCCCTGAAAGCACATAAGTTCCTTCCTCTTTAATTGTCACTGTATTTTCTGTGATAGACACAGCGTCTGACTCGCAGGCAGAACCTCCATCAGCAAGAGAAATGGCAACGCTTTCTGTTTCTTCATAACCCACT
This region includes:
- a CDS encoding GTP pyrophosphokinase — encoded protein: MTLEEYYGNKFPLLKQGETYLKTLMETYPNFCNKDGLQAILYIKTRIKTPESMIEKLKRHGMKEDSQTALQHIHDALGVRVICSFVEDVYQIAKWLQERNEIQIMEKKDYIAYPKPNGYRSLHLIIRFATDDLKGITAEIQLRTIALDFWAALEHQIKYKHNVPHEEIIRSELKRCADEIASVDLSMQTIRDILQNDIWEQT
- a CDS encoding phosphodiester glycosidase family protein, producing MFKYLKKHWSCILYGVALFGFTCYLLMDTFLISQVYRVAEKTEGQNIAGEDKQEETMAEASETSYEDGKISITLNEYREEDTTIYVADIVLSSPEYLKTAFAQNSYGKNVTEKTSEIAEEVNAILAINGDYYGAQKKGYVLRDGTLYRSEAEKDQEDLVIYEDGNFEIITEEEITAEELLEQGAKEILSFGPALIENGTISVTEKDEVGKAMASNPRTAIGIIDNLHYVFVVSDGRTEESEGLSLLELAEFMYSIGVETAYNLAGGGSSTMYFNGEVVNNPTTSGRSVKERSVSDIVCIGY
- a CDS encoding GtrA family protein — protein: MVWKEAKNHPGCLVLGSRKIQKETPLKSRIGNQITRIAYMLITSVHIYDTQTGLRAFDKTLLPELLTIPGERYEYEMNVLLVCSRKKISLREIRIETIYINDNAGSHFNPLRDSYKIYKEIFRFSASSMVSFILDYGIYSLFLWLTASFSKSISLFLSNVMARILSGCFNYQVNRNLVFQEKTDSGRTAVQYVLLAAGILAGNTILLEVFIYLGMNQYIGKLCTELIFFIISWFIQRTFIFRRQRSGG
- a CDS encoding glycosyltransferase, translated to MSQYLKIALIPAYNPEECLIQVVQQLSEKGFWILIVDDGSDKEHKPIFQEIDDAGNVLILPHETNKGKGSALKTGMAYIQNHISENYVVVTADADGQTQSKRCRNGMERG
- a CDS encoding carbohydrate-binding domain-containing protein — its product is MAVNGGTYTLSSGDDGIHADVNATISGGNIDIAQSYEGIEGLSIDITGGEIAVQASDDGMNAAGGNDSSGTEGFRGGGDQFSSTDGAYINIAGGTLRVNASGDGIDSNGDVTVSGGETYVSGPTNDGNGTLDYSGIAQVTGGIFAASGSSGMAQSFDSSSTQGVIMVNVDAQEANTNIELLNSNGAELLNWTAEKQYSSIIVSCPEIEEGETYTVKAGTTEQSITMDSLVYGSNASGGGVPGNNDGKRGGRKEGGMQGGTDNGQLPGNMERPQGNTPPDAPSGENTDNGTSEGGSSL
- a CDS encoding carbohydrate-binding domain-containing protein, which gives rise to MRKKEVILFILMGTLLLSGCSAKTEENAQQSTENSDTVSTSIMEIDTSDMFSDRDKEVGYEETESVAISLADGGSACESDAVSITENTVTIKEEGTYVLSGALSDGMVIVEAEDTDKIQLVFNDVSISSSQSAALYIKSADKVFVTTVSGTENNLEHNGTYTAIDENNIDAAVFSKSDLTLNGEGTLTVTAQEGHGIVSKDDLILTSGTYVITSASHGISGKDSVRIANGSYTIVSEKDGIHAENTEDTSLGFVYLAGGTFDISSQQDGISASSWLQAEDGTYTILTGEGSSSVQSQSSREGHPMEQMQQENAEEDTTSIKGIKAGTQLVLNDGTYDIDSEDDALLIPMEIWLSTEEHIHYRQEMTEYMRMLMQRFPVGT